The DNA sequence TGCGCGACAAACCCCACGTGAATATAGGAACCATCGGCCATGTGGACCACGGCAAGACCACACTGACTGCGGCCATCACGAAAAGTGAGTGGGTGGGGGGGAGCGGGGTGCGTCCGGCTGCAGGAACCTGGAGccagggaatggaactcaggcgaGATACGGTTTGGAAGGTGCCGGAGACGTTCATTATCTTGAACTTGTAGAGCTTTTTGATGCGCACATTGGAAGATCTTGAATGGACTTGAGCCGCGTGAAATGATCTTCAAGGAGAGGCTGTCCTGGAGAAGTCGCAGGGCAGACTCTTGCAACACTATTatcaattctttctgtctccccaaAGCTGAAGAATTAGTGATTTTAGGGAGGGGGTGCCATGGAAACTATCTTTCCGGATTGTCCTTTAGGTGGGAGGGGCCCCTGGGTGTGGCCTGAGCCCTACTGGTCTCTTGAGAAGTTGTGtgttcttttccttccattaGTTCTAGCTGAGGGAGGTGGGGCTAAGTTCAAGAAGTACGAGGAGATAGACAATGCACCGGAGGAGCGAGCTCGAGGTATCACCATCAACGCAGCCCATGTGGAGTATAGCACTGCTGCCCGTCACTATGCCCATACAGACTGCCCGGGTCACGCAGATTATGTTAAGGTGAGGGTTCTTGAGGACAGATGGAACTTGCTTCTGGCCAAGATGAATAGGAAGCTTGAAGGGAGGAGGTTAAGGTTGtaggaatgggggctggagagaagactcggtatgtaagagtgcttgctgcccatccctgtaaccccagctcagAGGGGGATGAGAGGATTTTGGGGCTCCTTGCCCAGCCAGTCTAACTGTAAAACGgaactctgagttcagtgagagattgtcTCGCAGAAATAAGGTCTGAAGAGTAATAATAAAAGAGGACACCAGATGTCTTTTTTAGGTTTTCACACACGTgcagcatgcatatacacacacacacgcacacacacaccacccatatACCTGAAAAAAATTGTGGAACTGTTTGGATATGAGGTCAGTGATTTGTAGCCATGATAATAGGAGGTGAGatgacagaggaagtggggaggctCACTATCTTAACAGTTATTCATAGGTAAATCAATATGGATCTGAAAAGGTCCTCAAGGCTGTCTATCTTCCTCTCCCTAACCCAGAATATGATCACAGGCACTGCTCCCCTAGATGGCTGTATCCTGGTGGTGGCAGCTAATGATGGTCCTATGCCCCAGACCCGAGAGCACTTATTACTGGCTAAACAGGTACTTGTGTCTAGGTGGGGatgaaaggagaaagtggagacTCAGCAACTTGGTATATCATCTCTGCCCCTTTCCCATCTGCAGATTGGGGTAGAGCACGTGGTGGTGTATGTGAACAAGGCAGATGCTGTCCAGGACTCTGAGATGGTGGAGCTAGTGGAGCTGGAGATCCGAGAACTGCTCACTGAGTTTGGCTATAAAGGGGAGGAGGCTCCTGTCATTGTAGGCTCTGCTCTCTGTGCCCTTGAGGTAAAGGCAGGGTCAGGCTGTGGTTTGGTAGGGATGGGATagagctttgtttattttttcttcctggtaaggtctcactccaggctgacctggagttcactacatagcctcagagtggcgttgaactcactgtgatcctttggagtgctgggattaagggcatgcatcaccacgcctgtttttttttttttttttttttagaactttaaaaaatttttttttaatttttattagcattttccatgattaacaTCTagcttatgggtcctggggaactcgggtcattaggcttacaggcaaggatttattttttcatttctttgcaagcagagagagctagccAGAATGGGCTcaacatggcctctagccactgcaaaggaactccagatgcatgtgccacattgtgcatttggctccatgtggatactggggaattgaacctgggacctttggctttgcaggaaattgccttaacctctaagccatctctccagcccccaggcaagcatcttaaccattgtggacctgagccatctctgcaatccttgttgtttttttttttttttttttttttttcttttttcattttttaggtatagcatctcattctagcttaggctcacctggaattcactgtgtagctccaggctggcctccaactcacaatgattcttctACTTTTACCTCCCaattgctagaattaaaggtgtggccaccacGACAAGCTTTATATTTgcgaggggagagagaatgagaatgggcataccagggcctcttgccacttagAACTTTGTTCTGTGCTTAAGTTTTGATGAGAGAAGCAAACATTTCAGAGTCCTGTCACCTCCCCTCAACAGCAACGTGACCCAGAGCTGGGCGTGAAGTCAGTGCAGAAGCTGCTGGATGCTGTGGACACTTACATCCCAGTGCCCACCCGGGACTTGGAGAAACCCTTCCTGCTGCCTGTAGAATCAGTTTACTCTATCCCTGGTgaggactgctcacttaccccatCTGCAGAGTGGCTGTCTAACCTGGTGTCCCTGATCATCCTGTCTGCTTTCTCCCAGGCCGGGGCACAGTGGTGACAGGTACACTAGAGCGTGGCATTTTGAAGAAGGGAGACGAGTGTGAGTTCCTGGGGCATAGCAAGAACATTCGCACTGTGGTGACAGGTACGGGAAGGAAGCCTTGTAATCGCAGGGTCTGGCTCCAGCGTGGCCTTTCCCCTTGTGGACCTGTGCCTTGGACCccttctcttctgtcttcttcctccTAGGCATTGAGATGTTCCACAAGAGCCTAgagagggcagaggcaggagataaCCTGGGGGCTCTGGTCCGAGGCTTGAAGCGGGAGGACTTGAGGCGTGGTCTTGTGATGGTCAAGCCAGGCTCTATCCAGCCCCACCAGAAAGTGGATGCACAGGTGAGGGCTCCAGGTGATTGTGGGCAGGGTTGAGCCAAGTTATCCCCTGCATGGAGCTTCCAGCTAAGCCTTGTTCTCTTCCTTCACTGTTTTCCAGGTTTACATCCTCAGCAAGGAAGAGGGCGGTCGCCACAAACCCTTTGTATCCCATTTCATGCCTGTCATGTTCTCCTTGACTTGGGACATGGCCTGTCGTGTCATCTTGCCTCCAGGGAAGGTACGGGTTGGAAATGGGAAGAAATGATAAGGTATTCTTTCTAGCTCTGTCTGAAGATTGTAGCATGACACTCTGGATAGCCTTTTCCTTCAGTGAATAGAGACTTCTGCCTCCGAAAATAAGCACTCCAGAAGGAAGGCTGTGGCATTGGAGGGGTGGGTCCCTAGATTGGAGTCATAGTAGCCTTTGTCCAGGGAAACTCTTGACATATACGAGGTCACTGGGAAGGATGAAGCTGTTCCCAGGCAGAACCCTCTTCCTGCTAGACATGGCAGTCAGAAGTTAAAGAACGCAGGTGCCCTGATGATGGCTGTGCCCTGTCGTTCTCTTCCCCTACAGGAACTTGCCATGCCTGGGGAGGACCTGAAGCTCAGCCTCATCTTGCGGCAGCCCATGATCTTAGAAAAAGGCCAGCGTTTCACCCTGCGTGATGGCAACAAGACCATTGGCACTGGCCTTGTCACTGACACACCAGCCATGACCGAAGAGGACAAGAACCTCAAGTGGAGTTGAGCCTGGACTTTTGTTTAAGTTGAACTGCTCTGTCGTGGTCAGTGTTCTTCCTGTTTCAGATGCCCCCTGTGGACACAAGCTACGACTAAGCTGAGTGTAATTAGATGGACATTCCCCCACACAAGGGGTGACCTGTCAGGTGAGACAGGCCAATAAATTTCTGTGAATACTAAGATGGCGGGTGTCTCATGTCCTTTGTGTAATTTGGAGAGGTGGGGAATGAACTCAACTCTCTTCAAAGCCATCCTCACTGCTCAAAGCCATCCTCACTGCTGTGAGAGCCTGAGAAAAGGAATCTAGTCCAGTGAGCTTTGTGTTAACTGCCTAGCAAAATATTTCAGTAGCATATTGAATATTTTCTCGGATTGGGACAAATTGGTCATCACCAAGGAGCTCAGGTGTCTTCCTTTACTGTCTGCtaggttgtgtgtgcatgttctcaGCAAGCTGTCATTCCTGGTGTGCTCTCACTGCTGCTTCCGAGTACTCAGGTTCGAGTGCAGCTTGGTGGTCGTATGGTGCATTCATCTAGCTTGCATGACAGCTTCAGTCCCCAGTTCCATCATGCACAAAAAACTTGATTTTCAGCATTTGAGattaaattaagagaaaaaaaaaacaaaacaaaagctatttCTTGCCAGATGGTGCAcatccttagtcccagcactacggaggcagaggaagattgctgtgagttcgaggtcaccctgagactacatagtgaattccaggtcagtctgagctagagtagaccctactttgaaaaactaaagcaaaaactgtctctaaataaataaataaataaataaataaataaataaagcaacagaacccacataagctagttgCATATGGTGGCAAAtgttgtctagagttcatttgcaatagctagaggccctgttttcCCTCATAAACAGTTGTACCACTCACCAAGGATTTGTATGCTCTAGGTTTCCGTTAGGCTTAGATCCTACAGAATGAATATACCAGATGATCTACTTGGGCACCTAGTAGGTAATACTCTTGGGCCCAACCCAAGCTTTATTGCAGAACCGAAATCTATGATTCAAAGCAAACAAATCTAAGGTAGATATAGAAAATTTGTAAaaacaactggggctggagagatggcttagcagttagggtgcttgcttataaaagtctggagctggccatggtggcgcatgcctttagttctagcactcaggattgccatgtgtttgagaccaccctgagactagtgaactctaggtctgctagagcaagaccctacctgggggagggaTTTGATGGAGTTTGtagtggtgccacatgcctttaatcccagcacttgggaggcacaggtaggatcactgaaagttggaagcaagcctgagactatatagtgaactctaggtcagcctgggctagagtctactttgaaaaaccaaaaagtaaatttaGGGCTGTAGAGgtcttaacggttaaggtgtttgcttgcaaagccaaaggaccacgatttgactccccagaacccatgtaagctagatgcacaagataatcacatgcatctggagatcatttacagtggctggaggccctggcacacccattctttctgcctctttttctcaacatattaaaagatttaaaaaaatgagctgtcaccagtgaaaatactcaacagtggacactgcaagccttttaattggccagccagcccaaatgagtcaacaggtgcaatagtggtacatctgtcatggtggaaaccaactgccctccaattggaggcccactccatgggggggggggggatacatccctgatactgaaaacttaaaacgggggtagtcatgagccctaggggtgttaacatctgctgatgtcttgataagtgtatatactatgcttatcaaactgcctagtaagcacttctcttaatatttatacccttatattaacactactctcactttgggtagagaatcttttcagatggcagtaaccttggcatgactcagaaggtaccacagtgctggaaagaagtgactggagtactgagtaacatctcgatcccaccttccaaggctcagggtctaatgcggaagaggtggcggaaagaatgtaagagccaaaggaagggtaggactccttacaacatgctcctccagacacaaaatggtctggatattcatgacctcactgtgcctgacactacctacacaagaccatcataagaggaaaagatcatgacatcaaaataaaaaagactgagatggggaggggatatgatggagagtagaatttcaaaggggatttcaaagttgggggaggagggtattaccatgggatattttttgatcatggaaaatgtaaaaaacggtcagggctggagagatggcttagcagttacgcacttgcctgtgaagcctaaggaccctggttcaaggctcaattccataggacccacgttagccaaatgcacaagggggcgaacacatctggagttcgtttgcagtggctgaaagccctggcacgtccattctgtatgtctctgtcactctcaaataaataaataaaagccagctgggtgtggtggtgcatgcctttaatcctagcacttgggaagcagagatagggttGTCTTGAGTTGggagactaaattccaggtcagcctggggtggagtgagaatctacctcaaacaaaaaaaaaggggggggggaactggagggatagcttagaggttaaggtttgcctgcaaagccaaaagacccaggttcgattcctcaggacccatgtaagccagatgcacatgatggcacatgtgtctgtaggcccagatgttcccattctctctcaaataaatcactgccctgagactacatacagaattccaggtcaggctgagctacagaCCGTacttcacaaaaccaaaaacaaagcaacaacaaaaaaaacacattatttctacactttttttttaaaattttttatttatttgagagcgacagacacagagagaaagacagatagagggggggagagagaatgggcgcgccagggcttccagcctctgcaaacgaactccagacacgtgcgcccccttgtgcatctggctaaagtgggacctggggaactgagcctcaaaccagggtccttaggcttcacaggcaagtgcttaaccactaagccatctctccagccctatttctacaCTCTTATCTTGTCCCTTATTTAGCTCCCATTCTTGTTGACCTAAATCTGGTTTCCTAACCCAGTCTTTTCTCACTAGTGACTTCATACACAGGTCATTCATACCCTAGTGATACTAACTTCCAATGGCCACAAATTCTAAAAAACATTCAACTAAGAGGTTGACAGAATTCCAAAGATACATACACTTAACAAGTTGCCCAATTACCCGCAACCTGAGTTGCTTGCCACACATAACTTCCAGATTCCACCTTCCAATGAACTAACTGAAGTAAGAAACAAACTACATTAAGTTTAAgttagtttaaaattttattttttttatttatttttcatatttttatgtaataaaaagtaaaagtccTTGAGgcatcatctgtctgtctctcacgcAGGACACTCAAGTTAATGGGGAAGAAAGAACAGGGGGCCCAAGTCTGAGgttataaataatagaaaataaaagatctTCCATCTCCAGCGGGGGAATAGATGAGGATGGGAGGGCAAGATTGGGTGGGACCCCGCAGGGGCAGAGCAggaaccccacccccacccccgctggACCCTGGCCCTGCCCAGTTCTAGACCCCACCCAATCAAGGTGCTTGGCAGGAATTCCCCAGCTCCCCCAGGGAaagggggttggggtggggggctgggacTGGTCCGAGCTGCTGGGGGAAGAGACATAGATCCCTCTTCCCGCCACTCATGGAAGTCTCAGGTCGCGGCCAGGACAATCTTCAGTTCCCcggggggtggaaggggagctgCTGGGAGGGATGAGATTGAACTGgttggaggggagagagaagagagcaggaGCATTAGAACCCGAGCAGCTGTCCCTCTGTCAATGCGTCCAGGGGGCGGAGGGGTGTGGGGAGGAGCGGTCTCCTCCAGGTGTCTCAGGGGGCTGTCAGAAGCACAGGTCAATCGCTGTTTCCCAGTAGGCCAGAGCCCTTACTCAGGTGCCCAGCTCAGCCCCCCATGCCCCAGTCTGGACCTGTCTGCTGCGCTGACCTTACCTCGGCTAAGTCAGGAGACAGTCGGGGTCActgagagctggggaggcagtggGGAGGGGGGCTGCTGGATCACAACTGAGCGAGGACGGAGGGAAGCAAAGGACAGAGCCAGGAGCAAGCCCCTGGCGGCGGCGACTGTGGCTTCTGCCCACCCTACATACTTCACAGACAGGCGTAGGTCGGCAGGCGCCCTCTGGGACAGCCCTGCCTCCAAGACCCCTCAATCCCCACCCAGAACCCGTGCATCCTGCCCCACCTGCAGCCCCTCAGCTCTTCCATGCCAAATTCCCCCAGCTAACGAGAACTCACGAATCCTGTCATCGGCTCCTCCTGGAAATCCAGGCGCCTGTCCAGGCTGCTCACCTTGGGGGTGTCCGATGTAGGGGTAGGGTGAGGGTGTGGAAGCTGAGAGTGCAGGTACCCCACTCGGGGGCACCGCGCCTTGGGGGGGGCCCCCATGGCCCTGGGGGGGGTGCAGCAGCATCACCTGGGGCGGGTGGGGAGCCCCAGGGTGTGGGGGCGGGGCTGCTGTGACTCCAGTTTGGACATGGGCCTATAGAACAGAAAGTACCAAATTTATGAAGGGCTCTGAGAATCCTATCAGGGCAGCCCTGCAAGAGTACAGGGACTCCCAAGTGGGACTGCCCCAGGTCAGGTCCTCTTTAGGGCTCCTACCTGGGTAACATGGGCCATGTTTGTGAAGCCGTGGGGCAGCTGCTGGTGGGGATGAATGGCATACACAGCAGCTGGTTGGGGAAAGCTGCTTTGAGGGGACTGGGCAGAAGGTCCCGGTGGTAGAGAGGGCGGTGTGCCTGTCAGGGCCCCTGGATGGTACAGGTTCTGCTGTGGCTGACCACTACCCAGGTGTGGAGCCTGTCCCGCCTGGTGCTGTCAGGGAGTAGAGGAGGAAGCATGAGTGAGTGTAACCCACTCATAGGGCTACTCAGGCTAGCCATTCactcgttttattttatttttttttatttttgttttttttcaaggtagggtttcactctagcccaggctgacctggaactcactatggagtctcaggatggcctggaacttatagcaatcctcctacttctggagtgctgggttaaaggcgtgcacagctACACCCAGCTCATTCAACCATTTCTGCCCCACCCACTCAACAACCCCCCACCCCACGACAAGCACCTGGACGGGACTGGGGGCCGCATGTTGGGACTGCGGCTGGCTCCCAGTAGGCGTTGTGGCCGGCTGTGGCTGGTGGCCATGGAGCTGTGTGGCATGGTGTGGATAGGACTGGTGAACAGTGGCTGCcaagaggaaaaagaggaggtCCCGTGCTAAGCACAAATGGGTGAAATCATACAGTCCATGGCAGGAAAGAGGGCCCTGTGACTCACCATAGAGGGCTTGAGGGGTGGGCTGCTCTGCAGAAGGGTACTGAGGAGTAGAGGAGGACACAATGGCCTGTGGGTGGCTACCAGAGGTCAGCATACGGGGGTTACTCTGAAGCATAGGGGCAAACACCGGCTGTTGGCACAAAGAATGAAGCAGTCAGTAGAGCAGCCTGGAAGTGTGTACTACCAGCTAACAGGTACAACACTGCTTGAACCTCAGCAATTACCTAAAGTTCTGACATTACAGAGGGAAAAACTGAGATGCAAGGTGTTCAACAAACAGCAGTAATTCCTACCATAGCCAAATCTGATACCAATCCCACCCAGAGCACCAATGCCTGCCTCCCTCAGGTTGAATGTAAGACATGAAGATGAGCTCCCTATATCCCCTTCCCTCCTGTGCCCCATCACCTGTGAAGGGTAGTGGGCCATAGGCTGCATCATGGCAGGCTGCCCTGGGAACTGCTGCGGGTTGTAGGGGATATAGGAAGAATATGGTGTAGCAGCAACCAGGGGaggaccagcagcagcagctgcggCTGCAGCAGCTGCAGCCTGCATCATCGGAGGGGCCGAGGCTGGTTGGTGCTGGTCAGAGCGCTGCGGGGGGAGGGAGCCTGCAAGTAAAGGTTAAACAGTACAGAGTTCAAATTCCACCTACTTGGAGAAAACAGGCAACCCACCAACTAACTGCCCATCCCAGCCATGCTCACCTTTTGCACCTCGGTACTTGCCCTGCTGCCCAGGCACTGAATTGGATACAGGATATGGATACATCTGAGGTGCCTAGATAGAGACAACAGATGAGGCTTCAATAGCTTGCTCACCATCTAGGACAGGCCAAAGCTGggcccattcagtctctctcccACCTGCACAGCTGGTCCCATGTGGATCTGAGGTATATAGGAGATGTATTGGGGGCTATAAAGCCCACTCTGGCCTGCTGTCAGCACCGGGATGGAAGGAGTTGAATGAGTACGAGGCCCTGGTGAAGTTGGAGTACTAGTGGATTTGTTCTGTAAGagacaaaagaggaaaataatttatttctatgcCTACCCTCACCCTCTTTAATTATCAGATAGCACTCTGCATTTTTTTCTTGGTCATGTCCCTTTTTCCCAAAACCAATCACCTGCTGCCATCCCTAGACTGCCACACTCCTCTCATCTCACTGCAGGACAGTCCACTGTGCTGGCAATGAGATGATGCCCTGCCTTACTGCATGCACCCTCAACACTCGACCATTCCACCATCCCATCTCACCACAGACAGCAGAGGCTTTGTGGGATTGAATTCCTTGGCATTGGGGTTCAACGTTGACTTCTTTACTTGTCTGTAAGAGGAAATGAAGTCAGCTCTTGGGGTTCATCCTTCACTAGCCAATAGCCACCCACACTTTACCACACCCACCACTTACTCAGCAACAGGGCTCTCATCTTTGTCATCTCCCTTGATAAGGCCCACTGGGGGGCTGCCAGTTTGGCTAGGGCAAGGTGGTGGGGGCTGCTCTGGCCCCTCAGTGCCTCCTATTGCTGTCAAGGATGGTTTGTCTTCCTTATCCGATACTGATTCTGTCTTGGAGGAGACTGGGGACCCCATGGACTCTGAAGTCAATATACCATccacctctttctcctttcctttggcCTCCTCCTTTAAGATTCGAGGAGGAAAGGgatccaggctggtctcagaggAGCTACTAGGCTGAAGCTGAGAGAGACATACATATCATACTGTCCGCCTGTTGCAGACTCCAGACCCTACTTCCTCCCATCATCCTTGCTTAAATTCTTCTCTCCCACCCACTTGGCCCCTTTGCCTCCCTTCAAAATCCTATGCACACGCCCATATCCTGCAGACATCTTAGCTCCTTTCCACACTTCACTAACCTTAAACTGGGCCCCAAACTTCCTCAGTTCTTCAAGCTGAAATCGTTTCTGTTCATTCTGAAGGCCAGGGACTATGAGAAAAAAGTGAATACAGTAAATTTATCAAAAGTTGCCTCATAGGACTATTAGTCCAGAGTactaaaaactaaagaaaacagACACTTTTAAGAATCCTAAGCCCACCTCATGGGatagaattcatgcctggtgctaAAAAcataatcaggggctggagagatggttcagcagttaaaggacaCTTAATAGCAAAACCTGTGGGCCTGGgtaagattccccagtacccatgttaaagccagacacacatgcctttaatggtATCACTtgaaaggccaaggtaggaggactgctgagttcaaggacagcctgagactacatggtgattccgggtcagcccgggctagaccaagaccctactaCCTcggaggaaaaaataaagaatgcaagagccaaaggaaggggaagactgctttgtaatactgtcttccagacaaagaggccttggcattcatgaccttacagtggctgaaactACACAAGGGGGAAAAATGAGGGCATCAAAACAGACCAGGGAGTAGTAGGAAAGAGGAGATGCAAGACAggaatggtggcatatacctttaatcccagcacttgggaggctgaggcaggaggatcactttaagggaggccaccctgagactacacagtgaattccaggtcagcctgggctagagaccctatctccaaaaaaagagagattcaGTTGTAGAGGGAGATAGGGTAGGGGAAACAAAGGGTAGTAGAAAACGATTATGATCATGGTTTACGTATTGTATATGTTTATAgaggttgtc is a window from the Jaculus jaculus isolate mJacJac1 chromosome 12, mJacJac1.mat.Y.cur, whole genome shotgun sequence genome containing:
- the Atxn2l gene encoding ataxin-2-like protein isoform X2, whose translation is MLKPQPPQQTSQPQQPPPTQQAVARRPTGGSSPPNGGLPGPLATNAATPGPPASASPCLGPASASGSGLRRAAEGILTPPPQHQERPGAAAVGSTRGQSTGKGPPQSPVFEGVYNNSRMLHFLTAVVGSTCDVKVKNGTTYEGIFKTLSSKFELAVDAVHRKASEPAGGPRREDIVDTMVFKPSDVMLVHFRNVDFNYATKDKFTDSAIAMNSKVNGEHKEKVLQRWEGGDSNSDDYDLESDMSNGWDPNEMFKFNEENYGVKTTYDSSLSSYTVPLEKDNSEEFRQRELRAAQLAREIESSPQYRLRIAMENDDGRTEEEKHSAVQRQGSGRESPSLTSREGKYIPLPQRVREGPRGGVRCSSSRGGRPGLSSLPPRGPHHLDNSSPGPGSEARGINGGPSRMSPKAQRPLRGAKTLSSPNSRPSGEASVPPSAVGRMYPPRSPKSAAPAPVSASCPEPPIGSAVASSASSIPVTSSVMDPGAGSISPASPKISLAPTDVKELTTKEPGRTLEPQELARIAGKVPGLQNEQKRFQLEELRKFGAQFKLQPSSSSETSLDPFPPRILKEEAKGKEKEVDGILTSESMGSPVSSKTESVSDKEDKPSLTAIGGTEGPEQPPPPCPSQTGSPPVGLIKGDDKDESPVAEQVKKSTLNPNAKEFNPTKPLLSVNKSTSTPTSPGPRTHSTPSIPVLTAGQSGLYSPQYISYIPQIHMGPAVQAPQMYPYPVSNSVPGQQGKYRGAKGSLPPQRSDQHQPASAPPMMQAAAAAAAAAAAGPPLVAATPYSSYIPYNPQQFPGQPAMMQPMAHYPSQPVFAPMLQSNPRMLTSGSHPQAIVSSSTPQYPSAEQPTPQALYATVHQSYPHHATQLHGHQPQPATTPTGSQPQSQHAAPSPVQHQAGQAPHLGSGQPQQNLYHPGALTGTPPSLPPGPSAQSPQSSFPQPAAVYAIHPHQQLPHGFTNMAHVTQAHVQTGVTAAPPPHPGAPHPPQVMLLHPPQGHGGPPQGAVPPSGVPALSASTPSPYPYIGHPQGEQPGQAPGFPGGADDRILCRVGRSHSRRRQGLAPGSVLCFPPSSLSCDPAAPLPTASPALSDPDCLLT
- the Atxn2l gene encoding ataxin-2-like protein isoform X5, whose translation is MLKPQPPQQTSQPQQPPPTQQAVARRPTGGSSPPNGGLPGPLATNAATPGPPASASPCLGPASASGSGLRRAAEGILTPPPQHQERPGAAAVGSTRGQSTGKGPPQSPVFEGVYNNSRMLHFLTAVVGSTCDVKVKNGTTYEGIFKTLSSKFELAVDAVHRKASEPAGGPRREDIVDTMVFKPSDVMLVHFRNVDFNYATKDKFTDSAIAMNSKVNGEHKEKVLQRWEGGDSNSDDYDLESDMSNGWDPNEMFKFNEENYGVKTTYDSSLSSYTVPLEKDNSEEFRQRELRAAQLAREIESSPQYRLRIAMENDDGRTEEEKHSAVQRQGSGRESPSLTSREGKYIPLPQRVREGPRGGVRCSSSRGGRPGLSSLPPRGPHHLDNSSPGPGSEARGINGGPSRMSPKAQRPLRGAKTLSSPNSRPSGEASVPPSAVGRMYPPRSPKSAAPAPVSASCPEPPIGSAVASSASSIPVTSSVMDPGAGSISPASPKISLAPTDVKELTTKEPGRTLEPQELARIAGKVPGLQNEQKRFQLEELRKFGAQFKLQPSSSSETSLDPFPPRILKEEAKGKEKEVDGILTSESMGSPVSSKTESVSDKEDKPSLTAIGGTEGPEQPPPPCPSQTGSPPVGLIKGDDKDESPVAEQVKKSTLNPNAKEFNPTKPLLSVNKSTSTPTSPGPRTHSTPSIPVLTAGQSGLYSPQYISYIPQIHMGPAVQAPQMYPYPVSNSVPGQQGKYRGAKGSLPPQRSDQHQPASAPPMMQAAAAAAAAAAAGPPLVAATPYSSYIPYNPQQFPGQPAMMQPMAHYPSQPVFAPMLQSNPRMLTSGSHPQAIVSSSTPQYPSAEQPTPQALYATVHQSYPHHATQLHGHQPQPATTPTGSQPQSQHAAPSPVQHQAGQAPHLGSGQPQQNLYHPGALTGTPPSLPPGPSAQSPQSSFPQPAAVYAIHPHQQLPHGFTNMAHVTQAHVQTGVTAAPPPHPGAPHPPQVMLLHPPQGHGGPPQGAVPPSGVPALSASTPSPYPYIGHPQVCRVGRSHSRRRQGLAPGSVLCFPPSSLSCDPAAPLPTASPALSDPDCLLT
- the Atxn2l gene encoding ataxin-2-like protein isoform X3, whose protein sequence is MRTLSLFCVNAIASGSTRRRSGFSPREGGFEEAPVALVRKRRPGEASRWMAFAAARSPCPANGPLLALLNRGLHQPPSSSVTWRLVIPSEGQSTGKGPPQSPVFEGVYNNSRMLHFLTAVVGSTCDVKVKNGTTYEGIFKTLSSKFELAVDAVHRKASEPAGGPRREDIVDTMVFKPSDVMLVHFRNVDFNYATKDKFTDSAIAMNSKVNGEHKEKVLQRWEGGDSNSDDYDLESDMSNGWDPNEMFKFNEENYGVKTTYDSSLSSYTVPLEKDNSEEFRQRELRAAQLAREIESSPQYRLRIAMENDDGRTEEEKHSAVQRQGSGRESPSLTSREGKYIPLPQRVREGPRGGVRCSSSRGGRPGLSSLPPRGPHHLDNSSPGPGSEARGINGGPSRMSPKAQRPLRGAKTLSSPNSRPSGEASVPPSAALPFLPVGRMYPPRSPKSAAPAPVSASCPEPPIGSAVASSASSIPVTSSVMDPGAGSISPASPKISLAPTDVKELTTKEPGRTLEPQELARIAGKVPGLQNEQKRFQLEELRKFGAQFKLQPSSSSETSLDPFPPRILKEEAKGKEKEVDGILTSESMGSPVSSKTESVSDKEDKPSLTAIGGTEGPEQPPPPCPSQTGSPPVGLIKGDDKDESPVAEQVKKSTLNPNAKEFNPTKPLLSVNKSTSTPTSPGPRTHSTPSIPVLTAGQSGLYSPQYISYIPQIHMGPAVQAPQMYPYPVSNSVPGQQGKYRGAKGSLPPQRSDQHQPASAPPMMQAAAAAAAAAAAGPPLVAATPYSSYIPYNPQQFPGQPAMMQPMAHYPSQPVFAPMLQSNPRMLTSGSHPQAIVSSSTPQYPSAEQPTPQALYATVHQSYPHHATQLHGHQPQPATTPTGSQPQSQHAAPSPVQHQAGQAPHLGSGQPQQNLYHPGALTGTPPSLPPGPSAQSPQSSFPQPAAVYAIHPHQQLPHGFTNMAHVTQAHVQTGVTAAPPPHPGAPHPPQVMLLHPPQGHGGPPQGAVPPSGVPALSASTPSPYPYIGHPQGEQPGQAPGFPGGADDRILCRVGRSHSRRRQGLAPGSVLCFPPSSLSCDPAAPLPTASPALSDPDCLLT